One Chryseobacterium indoltheticum DNA segment encodes these proteins:
- a CDS encoding YqjF family protein — translation MKFLKAEWRKLAIINYEINPEILLKYLPKGTELDFYKGKCYVSLVGFMFLNTKLLGLPIPFHRNFEEVNLRFYVKKKEGNQWKRGVVFIKEIVPKYALSMVANSVYKENYKTLKMKNKMEYTDNDLIVTYSWKDKDWYSIQITAESKSQTMEDNSEFEFITEHYWGFTKKEDKTSEYEVCHPKWEWYMVKNHQLEIDFKQVYGKDFECLNHQKPISVMLAEGSEIEVRTKKYLVQK, via the coding sequence ATGAAATTTCTAAAAGCAGAATGGCGAAAACTAGCCATCATCAACTACGAAATTAACCCCGAAATATTATTAAAATATCTTCCAAAAGGGACTGAACTAGATTTTTATAAAGGAAAATGCTATGTCAGTTTGGTTGGATTCATGTTTTTGAATACCAAATTGTTGGGACTTCCCATTCCTTTTCATAGAAATTTTGAAGAAGTGAATTTAAGATTTTATGTTAAGAAAAAAGAAGGAAATCAATGGAAGAGAGGAGTCGTTTTCATCAAAGAAATTGTTCCTAAATATGCATTGAGTATGGTTGCCAATTCGGTGTATAAAGAGAATTATAAGACTTTGAAAATGAAAAACAAGATGGAATATACCGACAATGATTTGATTGTGACCTATTCTTGGAAAGATAAAGATTGGTATTCTATACAGATTACGGCCGAAAGTAAATCTCAAACGATGGAAGATAATTCTGAATTTGAGTTTATCACAGAACATTATTGGGGTTTTACGAAAAAAGAGGATAAAACTTCAGAATATGAAGTCTGCCATCCGAAATGGGAGTGGTATATGGTGAAAAATCATCAGCTTGAAATTGATTTTAAACAGGTTTACGGAAAAGATTTTGAATGTTTAAATCATCAGAAACCAATCTCTGTAATGCTTGCAGAAGGCTCTGAAATCGAAGTGAGAACGAAGAAATATTTGGTGCAAAAGTAA
- a CDS encoding SRPBCC family protein yields the protein MSKIILNTTIQADIHKVFDLARDIDLHQKSTSKTNEKAIEGRISGLIELNETVTWRAKHLGFYQTHQSKIIEMEKPYRFTDVMLKGRFTSFRHQHLFKKEDQNTIMTDILEFESPFGIIGQLFNYFFLKNYLKKFLLERNKMIKNTTENNRINS from the coding sequence ATGTCTAAAATAATTCTAAACACAACCATTCAAGCGGATATTCATAAAGTTTTCGATTTGGCTAGAGATATTGATTTGCACCAAAAATCAACTTCAAAAACCAACGAAAAAGCAATTGAAGGAAGAATTTCAGGTTTAATTGAATTGAACGAAACCGTAACCTGGAGAGCAAAACATCTCGGATTTTATCAAACCCATCAATCAAAAATTATAGAGATGGAAAAGCCCTATCGGTTTACTGATGTCATGTTAAAAGGAAGATTTACATCATTTAGACATCAACATCTATTTAAAAAAGAAGATCAAAACACAATAATGACAGATATTTTGGAGTTTGAATCACCCTTTGGAATTATCGGTCAATTGTTCAATTATTTTTTTCTGAAAAATTACTTGAAAAAATTTTTATTAGAAAGAAACAAGATGATTAAAAATACAACAGAGAATAATAGAATAAACAGTTAA
- a CDS encoding fatty acid desaturase family protein — MNHLELTKRVEWKDLKKLSVKEMLIENNISLPWLFISLFLAYKGYYWAALPFSGFYFLTALRQVHNGFHNSLGTGKFLTWLSMYLNSISMMASIHAVKFNHIRHHKFCLSEEDYEGKSASMKWYEAILYGPKHLFLIHWMTFKLANKNYKKNMFLELISIAVFVFIAFYFQFDFLIYHILIMFFGELLMAFFAVWTVHHDTHENPNIARTQRGFWKNKLTFSMFYHMEHHLFPAVPTIKLPELAERIDKVLPELNKKQTF, encoded by the coding sequence ATGAATCACCTAGAACTCACAAAAAGAGTAGAATGGAAAGACCTTAAAAAGCTTTCCGTTAAAGAAATGTTGATAGAAAATAATATCTCTTTGCCATGGCTTTTTATATCTCTATTCTTAGCTTACAAAGGATATTACTGGGCGGCGCTTCCGTTCTCTGGATTCTATTTTTTGACTGCCTTAAGACAAGTTCACAACGGTTTTCACAACTCTTTAGGAACCGGTAAATTTCTCACTTGGCTTTCAATGTATCTCAACAGTATTTCAATGATGGCATCTATTCATGCTGTAAAATTTAATCACATCAGACATCATAAATTTTGCCTATCAGAAGAAGATTATGAAGGGAAATCAGCTTCAATGAAATGGTATGAAGCTATTTTATATGGTCCGAAGCATCTGTTTTTAATTCATTGGATGACTTTTAAATTAGCCAATAAAAACTACAAAAAGAATATGTTTTTAGAATTGATTTCAATTGCTGTTTTTGTTTTTATTGCTTTTTATTTTCAGTTTGATTTCTTGATATATCACATTTTAATTATGTTTTTTGGTGAACTTTTAATGGCATTTTTCGCAGTTTGGACTGTTCATCACGACACCCATGAAAACCCAAACATCGCAAGAACACAACGTGGATTCTGGAAAAATAAATTAACGTTCAGTATGTTTTATCACATGGAACATCATCTTTTTCCTGCAGTTCCCACCATAAAATTACCAGAATTGGCAGAAAGAATCGATAAAGTTTTACCGGAATTAAATAAGAAGCAAACATTTTAA
- a CDS encoding thiol-disulfide oxidoreductase DCC family protein, giving the protein MKTLQNHTLIYDNECPMCNIYSKGFIKSGMLDETGTEAFTELSFKNKNLIDFNRAKNEIALVDHNKNKVIYGLDSLLLIIGNSFPTLEKMARIQPLYWFFKKLYSFVSYNRKQIIPSKNDDENSSCIPDFNLKYRLIYIGFVILFSGIVLSIFTSKLGLNLNQNFARELIICLGQIVWQTLFLRMYLKEKLWDYLGNMMTVSLIGTLLLVPVLFINLSPFFNLVYFGIVVFIMFLEHIRRCKILKLNHLPTISWIIFRLTALAIIIWLNF; this is encoded by the coding sequence ATGAAAACCCTACAAAATCATACCCTGATATACGACAACGAATGTCCGATGTGTAATATCTATTCAAAAGGTTTTATAAAATCCGGAATGTTGGATGAAACTGGAACAGAAGCCTTTACTGAACTGAGTTTTAAGAATAAAAACCTCATCGATTTCAACCGTGCGAAAAATGAAATTGCTTTAGTTGATCACAACAAAAATAAAGTAATTTACGGTTTAGATAGTTTGCTTCTGATTATCGGAAATTCGTTTCCCACGTTAGAGAAAATGGCGAGAATACAACCTTTGTATTGGTTTTTCAAAAAGCTGTATTCTTTCGTTTCTTACAACAGAAAACAGATTATTCCATCAAAGAATGATGATGAAAACAGTTCTTGCATTCCAGATTTCAACTTGAAATATAGATTGATTTACATAGGTTTTGTTATACTTTTTTCAGGAATTGTTTTAAGTATTTTTACTTCTAAATTAGGTTTAAATTTAAATCAGAATTTCGCCAGAGAATTAATCATTTGCTTAGGCCAAATTGTTTGGCAAACTTTATTTTTAAGAATGTATTTAAAAGAGAAACTTTGGGATTATCTCGGAAATATGATGACAGTTTCTCTAATCGGAACCTTGCTTTTAGTTCCTGTTTTATTCATCAATTTAAGTCCTTTTTTTAATCTTGTTTACTTTGGAATTGTAGTTTTTATCATGTTTTTAGAACATATCAGAAGATGCAAAATTTTAAAATTAAATCACCTTCCTACAATATCCTGGATTATTTTCAGATTGACGGCTTTAGCAATAATTATTTGGTTAAATTTCTAA
- a CDS encoding GbsR/MarR family transcriptional regulator: MQLSEAKEKYIQTWGTFATNWGINRTMAQVHALLLATGKPLSTDEVMEQLEISRGNANMNLRALIDWGIVKKEFIKGDRKEYFVAEKDVWYLFKQITKERRKREIEPVITFLEELKNIEDKDSEEAQEFIKLMSDFSSVTGKINNIMDLAIKSDDHWLVGKITNLLK, translated from the coding sequence ATGCAACTTTCAGAAGCCAAAGAAAAATACATTCAGACTTGGGGAACCTTTGCAACCAATTGGGGAATCAATCGTACAATGGCACAGGTGCATGCTTTACTTTTGGCAACTGGAAAACCACTTTCAACGGATGAAGTAATGGAGCAGCTCGAAATTTCAAGAGGAAATGCCAATATGAATCTTCGCGCTTTGATAGATTGGGGAATTGTAAAAAAAGAATTTATTAAAGGCGATCGTAAAGAGTATTTCGTAGCCGAAAAAGATGTTTGGTATTTGTTTAAGCAAATTACAAAAGAAAGAAGAAAACGCGAAATTGAACCTGTTATAACTTTTTTGGAAGAATTGAAAAACATTGAAGATAAAGACTCTGAAGAAGCTCAGGAATTTATAAAACTAATGAGCGATTTCAGCTCTGTGACAGGCAAAATTAATAATATTATGGATCTCGCCATAAAAAGCGACGATCATTGGTTAGTCGGAAAGATTACCAACTTATTAAAATAG
- a CDS encoding vWA domain-containing protein: MKKISLIIVAIAILTSCQKKKEEDAYAASMDMIMESPVMAKEVKIENPPNETENNEEIDTSDEEYASLIENPFELTKNQPVSTFSIDVDNASYSNIRRMINEGQTVDKNAVRIEEMVNYFKYDYPQPQNNHPFSINTEYSDSPWNPKHKLLKIGLQGKSVSMNNLPPSNIVFLIDTSGSMDQDNKLPLLKESLKVLLNQLRPKDKVGIVVYAGSAGVILPSTSASDKNKILEAFDQLTAGGSTAGGEGIELAYKLAKENFIKGGNNRVVLATDGDFNVGTSSVANLETLIEEKRKTGIFLTCLGYGMGNYKDDKMETLADKGNGNYAYIDNLQEANKFLGKEFAGNIYTIAKDVKVQIEFNPKYVQSYRLIGYENRKLRNEDFTDDRVDAGELGSGHTVTALYEIIPTGTRSEFLPKETKLKYSSNNASKGFGDELATVKFRYKKPDGDKSIEFIQEIKNSNSGIESASPDFKFATSVAWFGLVLRDSKLIKNKNLSAVENLAKEGKNRDSDGYRSEFIKLLQSYKATQK; the protein is encoded by the coding sequence ATGAAAAAAATTAGTTTAATAATCGTAGCAATAGCAATATTGACTAGTTGCCAAAAGAAAAAGGAGGAAGATGCTTATGCCGCTTCAATGGATATGATAATGGAATCACCTGTAATGGCCAAAGAAGTGAAAATTGAAAATCCTCCAAATGAAACGGAAAATAACGAGGAAATTGACACTAGCGATGAAGAATATGCTTCTCTGATAGAAAATCCTTTTGAGCTTACAAAAAATCAGCCCGTTTCTACATTTTCTATTGATGTAGACAATGCTTCTTATTCCAACATCAGAAGAATGATTAATGAAGGACAAACTGTAGATAAAAACGCAGTGAGAATTGAAGAAATGGTGAATTATTTTAAATATGACTATCCGCAGCCTCAGAATAACCACCCATTTTCAATTAATACAGAATACAGTGATTCACCATGGAATCCTAAACATAAATTATTAAAAATAGGACTTCAGGGTAAAAGTGTTTCGATGAATAATTTGCCTCCTTCTAATATTGTTTTCCTGATTGATACTTCAGGCTCAATGGATCAAGATAACAAATTACCATTGCTGAAAGAGTCTCTGAAAGTACTTTTAAATCAACTGAGACCCAAAGATAAAGTAGGAATTGTAGTATATGCAGGAAGTGCGGGCGTAATTTTACCTTCAACTTCTGCCTCAGATAAAAATAAAATTCTTGAAGCTTTTGATCAACTTACTGCAGGTGGAAGTACAGCGGGTGGAGAAGGTATTGAATTAGCCTATAAACTGGCAAAAGAAAATTTCATTAAAGGAGGAAACAACAGAGTGGTTTTGGCAACAGACGGTGATTTCAATGTTGGAACATCTTCCGTGGCAAATCTTGAAACTTTAATTGAAGAAAAAAGGAAAACAGGAATTTTCTTGACATGTTTAGGGTACGGAATGGGCAATTATAAGGATGATAAAATGGAAACCTTAGCAGACAAAGGAAATGGAAATTACGCCTATATCGATAATCTGCAGGAAGCCAATAAGTTTTTAGGAAAAGAATTTGCCGGAAACATTTATACGATTGCAAAAGATGTGAAAGTTCAGATTGAGTTTAATCCAAAATATGTACAATCTTACCGTCTAATTGGTTACGAAAACAGAAAACTCAGAAATGAAGATTTTACCGATGATAGAGTAGATGCCGGAGAATTAGGAAGTGGTCACACGGTAACTGCTTTGTATGAAATCATTCCTACAGGTACTCGTTCAGAGTTTTTACCAAAAGAAACTAAACTGAAATATTCGTCGAATAATGCCTCAAAAGGTTTTGGAGATGAGTTGGCTACCGTGAAATTCAGATATAAAAAACCGGATGGAGATAAAAGTATAGAATTTATTCAGGAAATAAAAAATTCAAATTCAGGAATAGAATCGGCAAGTCCAGATTTTAAATTTGCTACGTCTGTAGCATGGTTCGGGTTAGTATTAAGAGATTCAAAACTGATTAAAAATAAAAATTTATCTGCAGTTGAAAATTTGGCAAAAGAAGGTAAAAATAGAGATTCAGACGGTTATCGTTCCGAATTTATTAAACTTCTTCAGAGTTATAAAGCGACACAAAAATAA
- a CDS encoding TonB-dependent receptor plug domain-containing protein, protein MKFNFLFYIIPFFILLSNPYCKAQNSFNDFKKEKTYIQTNHVFYKPGEIMFYKIYVIQAENNLPADQSRIVNFELVDPSGAVVKKDKFEIKKGHAEGSFYFGEEMKGGIYKIRAFTAWMQNEAGKNVFEKEITLQKIVSPRILMKLDFPKKGYGAGDEVVADFSMRSLSNLPIPFYEAYFTVMHQGEKINEGSLITDKEGKFLLKFKLPEVLKSSDALLNIKVNFDGFTESISRNIPIVLNNLDVKFMPEGGTFINGIEQNIAFKVLDEFEKSVDAMLEIYNQNHQKLTETSAYNFGMGSFLFTPKKGETYYAKVLKPENISKIYSLPIAKDEGIVFNAKKENQNIRLIINSTFDRNVLIKGNFRGKEIFSKAMNLKKGLNELEISEKELPIGICRFTVIENNIPLAERIVFSNENKQMKVKITPTKKNYLPREKVIVNVETTDENDQPVPANLAMSVVDDKLWTYADDKQNHIISWLLMDSELRGKIERPQFYFDKKEEKALKSLDLVMLTNGYRYFEMISDVIKSGNYKYLPEKKNPIYGIVEDENKEPVKAEVYLIENYSKIKKQMTSENGLFYFSDLAGEYQHDVIAKSLDSKQKVKIRMLSYKLNINPLVKQSLENINVFEVIKEAGVNYKNKNFRNIFSQNNQKVFSINSDTISRQTQIESVTITGYRPIFEKTTVSSIVKLNTDLYSNNILSKISGQLAGVNIMSGSGQPGVKPTVVVRGISTLGSNTGPLYIIDGFPANSNSFRTLSSNDINNLTILKDAAATSIYGNRGANGVIIINSKNGQNSNIKFDITPETYFVVKNIPRDSLVNYNNEYDYNSYRKFSYPVYESTNTSYRHDYRETLYWNPVVETDKNGKAQIEFYQSDANSAFRIMTEGISASGLIGRDETTYAAQSLISIDAKIPQYVTRTDQMTIPVVIKNNSSETKTLTMNVIVPNHIKLIKADSLITLKPLESGRLFVKMQTDKLISSNIQFTVKCGDFRETMILPLKVEEKGFPYHFSIINNKSENTKINIPDYINTTLEASYYVYENSASQMFEDMERLKREPYGCFEQLSSTVYPNIFILDYLKSTKKINAYTESESIRNMKKGYQKMLSYKNSDGGFSYFGGNESDVALSAFALMEFRDLKKYVAVDTKLIQNLSAFILSKKGANDLFEVRRNYESKAEYSEYSWSRNMYILYALSKIGFKSELQSTFEISLKRALATKDSYQLALMANAAANLGKNDDYNNLMTILNEQYINKDVKTKTTFTGSQGISANAETLSLYMMALQKNENANQLKIAEVADELINYNGYYGFGSTQATTVALEALSDFFAKNEKLFGIDKPTIKINNVEVLVNNSFASAFKKGENDLSVEYLCDKGLPYKLDYQYYTLEAPKSENIPITLETKLKSETSKVGETNRMTMTVKNKINGQLPMTTAKIGIPAGLTLQNALLKDLIDKKQISYYEIFDNYLVLYWEHFDVNETKTINLDLKVEFAGEYTGKASNVYLYYMPESKFWNEGIKARIEP, encoded by the coding sequence ATGAAATTCAATTTTTTATTCTATATAATTCCTTTTTTTATTTTGCTTTCAAATCCATATTGTAAGGCACAGAATTCATTCAACGATTTCAAAAAAGAGAAAACTTACATACAGACCAACCATGTTTTTTATAAACCTGGAGAGATTATGTTTTATAAAATTTATGTTATTCAGGCAGAAAATAATCTTCCAGCCGATCAAAGCAGAATCGTAAATTTTGAACTTGTTGATCCAAGCGGAGCTGTGGTTAAAAAAGACAAATTTGAAATTAAAAAAGGTCACGCAGAAGGATCTTTTTATTTTGGTGAAGAGATGAAAGGCGGAATCTACAAGATCAGAGCTTTTACAGCCTGGATGCAAAATGAAGCCGGGAAAAATGTGTTTGAAAAAGAAATTACTCTTCAGAAAATTGTTTCTCCACGAATTTTAATGAAACTAGATTTCCCTAAAAAAGGTTATGGAGCAGGAGATGAGGTTGTGGCCGATTTTTCAATGAGAAGTTTAAGCAATCTTCCGATTCCTTTTTATGAAGCTTATTTTACGGTGATGCATCAGGGAGAAAAAATAAATGAAGGTTCTTTGATTACTGATAAAGAAGGAAAATTTTTATTAAAATTTAAACTTCCTGAAGTCTTGAAATCTTCGGATGCTCTTTTAAATATTAAAGTCAATTTTGACGGCTTTACAGAATCTATTTCTAGAAATATCCCAATTGTTCTTAATAATCTGGATGTAAAGTTTATGCCTGAAGGTGGAACTTTCATCAACGGAATCGAACAAAATATTGCTTTTAAAGTTTTAGATGAATTTGAAAAGTCTGTTGATGCAATGTTAGAAATTTATAATCAGAATCATCAGAAATTGACGGAAACCTCAGCCTATAATTTCGGAATGGGAAGCTTTCTTTTTACACCTAAAAAAGGTGAAACATATTATGCAAAAGTTCTTAAACCAGAAAATATCAGTAAAATATACTCACTTCCCATCGCAAAAGATGAAGGAATTGTTTTTAATGCTAAAAAAGAGAATCAAAACATCAGGTTAATAATCAATTCTACTTTTGATAGAAATGTTTTGATTAAAGGAAATTTCCGAGGAAAAGAGATTTTTTCGAAAGCAATGAACTTGAAAAAAGGTTTAAATGAGCTTGAAATTTCAGAAAAAGAACTTCCCATCGGAATTTGCAGATTTACAGTGATTGAAAATAATATTCCTTTAGCGGAAAGAATTGTGTTTTCAAATGAAAATAAACAGATGAAGGTGAAAATAACACCGACAAAGAAAAATTATTTACCACGAGAAAAGGTAATCGTCAATGTAGAAACAACTGACGAAAACGACCAACCCGTTCCCGCAAATCTTGCCATGAGCGTGGTTGACGATAAATTGTGGACGTATGCCGATGACAAACAAAATCATATCATTTCTTGGCTGTTGATGGATTCTGAATTAAGAGGAAAAATTGAAAGACCTCAATTCTATTTCGACAAAAAAGAAGAAAAAGCCTTAAAAAGCTTAGACTTAGTGATGTTGACCAATGGTTACCGCTATTTTGAGATGATTTCCGATGTTATAAAAAGTGGAAACTACAAATATCTTCCGGAAAAGAAAAACCCAATCTACGGAATCGTAGAAGATGAAAATAAAGAACCTGTAAAAGCAGAGGTTTATCTGATTGAAAACTATTCCAAGATTAAAAAACAGATGACTTCAGAAAATGGCTTATTCTATTTTTCTGATTTAGCTGGAGAGTATCAACATGATGTTATTGCAAAATCTTTAGATTCGAAACAGAAAGTAAAAATCAGAATGCTTTCTTATAAACTTAATATAAATCCTTTGGTAAAGCAATCGTTAGAAAACATTAATGTTTTTGAGGTTATAAAAGAAGCTGGTGTAAATTATAAAAATAAAAATTTCAGAAATATTTTTTCACAAAATAATCAAAAAGTATTTTCTATAAATTCTGATACAATTTCGAGACAAACTCAGATAGAATCAGTCACAATAACAGGTTATCGACCTATTTTTGAAAAAACTACGGTTTCAAGTATTGTTAAATTAAATACTGATTTATACTCAAATAATATTTTATCCAAAATTAGTGGTCAGCTTGCTGGAGTTAATATTATGTCAGGCTCGGGTCAACCAGGAGTGAAGCCAACTGTTGTAGTTAGAGGAATTAGTACGCTAGGTTCAAATACTGGCCCCCTTTATATTATTGATGGATTTCCTGCAAATAGTAATTCATTTAGAACATTAAGCTCTAATGATATTAATAATTTAACAATTCTAAAAGACGCAGCCGCAACTTCAATTTACGGAAACAGAGGAGCGAATGGCGTTATCATTATTAATTCAAAAAATGGACAAAATTCAAACATAAAATTTGATATTACTCCCGAAACTTATTTTGTTGTAAAAAATATTCCCAGAGATAGTTTAGTTAATTATAATAATGAATATGACTACAATAGTTACCGTAAATTTTCGTACCCGGTTTATGAATCAACCAATACGTCCTACAGACACGATTATCGCGAGACATTATATTGGAATCCAGTTGTAGAGACCGATAAAAATGGTAAAGCTCAAATTGAATTTTATCAGTCTGATGCCAATTCTGCATTTAGAATAATGACGGAAGGTATTTCTGCATCGGGCTTAATTGGTAGAGATGAAACGACCTACGCTGCTCAAAGTTTAATTTCAATCGATGCAAAAATTCCGCAATATGTTACCCGAACAGACCAAATGACAATTCCTGTGGTCATTAAAAATAATTCTTCGGAAACGAAAACATTAACAATGAATGTCATTGTTCCGAATCACATTAAACTGATAAAAGCAGATAGTTTGATTACATTGAAACCATTAGAATCCGGAAGATTATTTGTGAAAATGCAGACGGATAAATTGATTAGTTCTAATATTCAATTTACTGTAAAGTGTGGAGATTTCAGAGAAACGATGATTTTACCTTTAAAAGTTGAAGAAAAAGGATTTCCTTATCATTTTTCAATTATAAATAATAAATCTGAAAATACTAAAATTAATATTCCTGATTATATCAATACAACCTTAGAAGCATCATATTATGTTTACGAAAACTCTGCCTCACAAATGTTTGAAGATATGGAAAGGCTAAAAAGAGAACCTTACGGATGTTTTGAACAGCTATCTTCGACGGTTTATCCGAATATTTTTATTTTGGATTATTTAAAATCAACAAAGAAAATTAATGCCTATACAGAGTCAGAGAGTATCCGAAATATGAAAAAGGGGTATCAGAAAATGCTGTCCTACAAAAACAGTGACGGCGGATTTTCTTATTTTGGTGGCAACGAATCTGATGTCGCACTTTCTGCTTTTGCCTTGATGGAATTTAGAGATTTAAAAAAATATGTGGCTGTTGATACAAAATTAATCCAAAATCTGAGCGCGTTTATTCTATCGAAAAAAGGTGCTAATGACCTTTTTGAAGTTCGCAGAAATTATGAATCGAAAGCTGAATATTCAGAGTATTCGTGGTCAAGAAATATGTATATTTTGTATGCTTTGTCAAAAATAGGATTTAAAAGTGAGTTGCAAAGTACTTTTGAAATTAGTTTAAAAAGAGCTTTGGCTACGAAAGATTCTTATCAGTTGGCTTTAATGGCAAATGCGGCGGCAAATCTCGGAAAAAATGATGATTACAATAATTTGATGACTATTTTAAATGAACAGTACATCAATAAAGATGTAAAAACTAAAACCACATTTACAGGTTCACAAGGAATTTCAGCCAATGCAGAAACCTTATCACTTTATATGATGGCTTTGCAGAAAAATGAAAATGCAAACCAACTAAAAATTGCTGAAGTTGCAGATGAATTGATTAATTATAACGGATATTACGGATTTGGTTCCACGCAGGCTACAACAGTCGCTTTAGAAGCATTATCAGATTTCTTTGCTAAAAATGAAAAGTTATTTGGAATTGATAAACCCACAATTAAAATTAATAATGTTGAAGTTCTAGTTAACAATAGTTTCGCATCTGCTTTCAAAAAAGGTGAAAACGATTTGAGTGTTGAATATTTATGTGATAAAGGTTTGCCTTACAAATTAGATTATCAATACTACACTTTAGAAGCTCCAAAAAGTGAAAATATTCCTATCACTTTAGAAACAAAACTGAAATCTGAAACTTCAAAAGTAGGAGAAACCAACAGAATGACGATGACGGTGAAAAATAAAATCAACGGACAATTACCGATGACCACTGCGAAAATCGGAATTCCTGCAGGATTGACTTTACAAAATGCTCTGTTGAAAGATTTAATTGATAAGAAACAGATTTCTTACTATGAAATTTTCGATAACTATTTGGTGTTGTATTGGGAGCACTTTGATGTTAACGAAACAAAAACAATTAATCTAGATCTTAAAGTAGAATTTGCAGGTGAATATACCGGAAAAGCAAGTAATGTTTATCTTTACTATATGCCAGAGTCTAAGTTTTGGAATGAAGGAATAAAGGCTAGAATTGAACCTTAA